From Salipiger profundus, a single genomic window includes:
- the miaB gene encoding tRNA (N6-isopentenyl adenosine(37)-C2)-methylthiotransferase MiaB — MTQPKKLYIKTYGCQMNVYDSERMAEAMGGQGYVQTDRPDDADMILLNTCHIREKAAEKVYSELGRYKGLKAERPDLKIGVAGCVAQAEGEEIVRRQPLVDMVVGPQSYHRLPDLLARTNNGAKALDTDFPEEDKFEHLKARPKAKRGPTAFLTVQEGCDKFCAFCVVPYTRGAEVSRPAARVMDEARDLVERGVREITLLGQNVNAYHGHDRGLAGLIRELATIDGLERIRFTTSHPNDMDDALIAAHGDCEKLMPYLHLPVQAGSDRILKRMNRQHTAEQYLRLIERLRAARPDLHLSGDFIVGFPEETEQDFRDTLALIEAVEYGSAFSFKYSERPGTPAAERAQVPEEEKDDRLQRLQALLTQQQRRLQDAMVGRELGVLFEKPGRMAGQMVGKSDYLHAVHVEAEGLSPGDLRRVRIVDSGPNSLRGELV, encoded by the coding sequence ATGACCCAGCCCAAGAAGCTCTACATCAAGACCTACGGCTGCCAGATGAACGTCTACGACAGCGAGCGCATGGCCGAGGCCATGGGCGGGCAGGGCTACGTCCAGACGGACCGGCCCGATGACGCCGACATGATCCTGCTGAACACCTGCCACATCCGCGAGAAGGCCGCCGAAAAGGTCTACTCGGAGCTGGGCCGCTACAAGGGCCTCAAGGCCGAGCGCCCGGATCTCAAGATCGGGGTGGCGGGCTGCGTCGCGCAGGCCGAGGGCGAGGAGATCGTCCGCCGCCAGCCGCTTGTCGACATGGTGGTCGGCCCGCAGAGCTATCACCGGCTGCCCGACCTGCTGGCCCGCACGAACAACGGCGCCAAGGCGCTCGACACAGACTTCCCCGAGGAGGACAAGTTCGAGCACCTCAAGGCCCGGCCCAAGGCGAAGCGCGGCCCGACCGCGTTCCTCACGGTGCAGGAAGGCTGCGACAAGTTCTGCGCCTTTTGCGTGGTGCCCTACACCCGTGGTGCCGAGGTGAGCCGCCCGGCGGCCCGCGTGATGGACGAGGCGCGCGACCTCGTCGAGCGCGGCGTGCGCGAGATCACCCTGCTGGGGCAGAACGTCAACGCCTACCACGGCCACGACCGGGGGCTCGCGGGGCTCATCCGCGAGCTTGCGACCATCGACGGGCTCGAGCGCATCCGCTTCACCACCTCGCATCCGAACGACATGGACGACGCCCTGATCGCCGCCCACGGCGACTGCGAGAAGCTGATGCCCTACCTGCACCTGCCGGTTCAGGCGGGCTCGGACCGTATCCTCAAGCGGATGAACCGCCAGCACACCGCCGAGCAATACCTGCGGCTCATCGAGCGGCTGCGCGCGGCCCGTCCCGACCTGCACCTGTCGGGCGACTTTATCGTCGGCTTCCCGGAAGAGACCGAGCAGGACTTCCGCGACACGCTCGCGCTGATCGAGGCGGTGGAATACGGCTCTGCTTTCTCGTTCAAGTACTCCGAACGGCCCGGCACGCCGGCCGCCGAGCGCGCGCAGGTGCCCGAGGAGGAAAAGGACGACCGCCTGCAGCGGCTACAGGCGCTGCTCACGCAGCAGCAGCGCCGCCTGCAGGACGCGATGGTCGGCCGCGAGCTCGGCGTGCTTTTCGAGAAGCCGGGCCGGATGGCCGGCCAGATGGTCGGCAAGTCCGACTACCTGCACGCGGTTCACGTCGAGGCCGAGGGGCTGTCGCCGGGCGACCTGCGCCGCGTGCGCATCGT